A part of Microbacterium terregens genomic DNA contains:
- a CDS encoding TIGR04028 family ABC transporter substrate-binding protein: MSRPLHRAAVGALAIVTVASLAACASPTSGGQNAVSGAEPAAGGTLTYLEHQTYTNLYPPQAGFYPNGGIVNNIAARLTWQNPATLEIEPWVATEWTVNADATEYTFDIRDDVTFSDGTALDAAAVAKNFDVYGLGNAELGLTVSEAINNYASSEVVDADTVTFRFSAPAPGFLQATSTINSGLLSPDTLDLSLEDFGAGHAAEIVGAGPFVVTDEELGTELTFEAREDYDWAPTSAAHQGRAYLDGIQLIVAPEDSVRIGSLLAGQADYIRYVQAFDEARVESAGFELYAPQTRGVNNALSLRFTNPLLSDIRVRQALVAGVDAQEIVDTIFTANYPVATSALSSSALGYKDESEFYAYDPERAEDLLDEAGWVAGADGIREKDGARLSLTVYEAKPQPLSKQTLELVAQQLTVIGVELNVKSADAGTYAEDIKDPLKTPLYHSMVGRADLDVIKSQYFTKNRNTLLSDDAELDALLLAVASEPDGDKRIAASQAVQDYLAEQAYVIPLFEEPQVYGTAPYVHGVEFESVGRPSFYDVRLDQD, encoded by the coding sequence ATGTCCCGACCTCTACACCGCGCCGCGGTCGGCGCCCTCGCGATCGTCACCGTCGCCTCGCTCGCCGCCTGCGCGTCGCCCACCTCCGGTGGTCAGAACGCCGTATCCGGCGCGGAGCCCGCCGCGGGCGGCACCCTGACCTACCTCGAACACCAGACCTACACGAACCTCTATCCGCCGCAGGCGGGCTTCTACCCGAACGGCGGGATCGTGAACAACATCGCGGCACGCCTGACCTGGCAGAACCCCGCGACGCTCGAGATCGAGCCGTGGGTCGCGACGGAGTGGACGGTGAACGCCGATGCCACCGAGTACACGTTCGACATCCGCGACGACGTCACCTTCTCGGACGGAACCGCCCTGGATGCGGCCGCCGTGGCGAAGAACTTCGACGTGTACGGGCTCGGCAACGCAGAGCTCGGGCTGACCGTGTCGGAGGCGATCAACAACTACGCCTCGAGCGAGGTCGTCGACGCAGACACGGTGACGTTCCGCTTCTCCGCCCCGGCCCCCGGCTTTCTGCAGGCCACCTCGACGATCAACTCGGGGCTGCTTTCGCCCGACACGCTCGACCTGTCGCTGGAGGACTTCGGCGCTGGGCACGCCGCCGAGATCGTGGGCGCGGGACCCTTCGTGGTCACGGACGAGGAGCTCGGCACCGAGCTCACGTTCGAAGCCCGCGAGGACTACGACTGGGCGCCGACGAGCGCCGCGCACCAGGGCCGTGCGTACCTCGACGGCATCCAGCTGATCGTCGCCCCCGAGGACAGCGTGCGGATCGGGTCGCTGCTGGCCGGTCAGGCGGACTACATCCGCTACGTGCAGGCCTTCGACGAGGCCCGCGTGGAATCTGCCGGCTTCGAGCTGTACGCCCCGCAGACCCGCGGGGTGAACAACGCGCTGAGCTTGCGCTTCACCAACCCGCTGCTCAGCGACATCCGGGTGCGCCAGGCGCTGGTCGCCGGCGTGGATGCCCAGGAGATCGTGGACACGATCTTCACGGCGAACTATCCCGTCGCGACGTCGGCGCTCAGCTCGTCCGCGCTCGGCTACAAGGACGAGTCGGAGTTCTATGCGTACGACCCGGAGCGCGCCGAGGACCTGCTCGACGAGGCCGGCTGGGTGGCGGGAGCAGACGGGATCCGTGAGAAGGACGGCGCGCGGCTGTCGCTCACGGTGTACGAGGCCAAACCGCAGCCCCTGTCCAAGCAGACCCTGGAACTGGTCGCCCAGCAACTCACCGTGATCGGTGTGGAGCTGAACGTGAAATCGGCGGATGCCGGCACCTACGCCGAGGACATCAAGGACCCGCTGAAGACGCCGCTGTACCACTCGATGGTCGGCCGCGCCGACCTGGACGTCATCAAGAGCCAGTACTTCACCAAGAACCGCAACACGCTGCTCTCCGACGACGCCGAACTGGATGCGCTGCTTCTCGCCGTCGCCTCGGAGCCCGATGGCGACAAGCGCATCGCGGCATCCCAGGCCGTACAGGACTACCTCGCCGAGCAGGCGTACGTGATCCCCCTCTTCGAGGAGCCGCAGGTCTACGGCACCGCTCCCTACGTCCACGGTGTCGAGTTCGAGTCCGTCGGCCGCCCGTCCTTCTACGACGTCCGGCTCGATCAGGACTGA
- a CDS encoding NtaA/DmoA family FMN-dependent monooxygenase (This protein belongs to a clade of FMN-dependent monooxygenases, within a broader family of flavin-dependent oxidoreductases, the luciferase-like monooxygenase (LMM) family, some of whose members use coenzyme F420 rather than FMN.), which yields MTDPLIVGAMVRTLGAYPSGWRHPGAHADPRADAAILARIARLAEDADLDYLFFGDWLATGADLEFRDPYLLARIDPVSAVLYLAGLTRRIGLIATVNTTYADPYAIARASASLDVLTGGRGGINLVTGAEPRAAGNHGRDAHADNDTRYDRADEFVAVLRRLWESWDDAAWIADTEAGVLIDPHLLRPAAFEGAQLLVEGPLNVARPPQGHLPIVHAGTSSRSRALAAEHADLALIAGPDATAAKLARTQLRAAALVAGRDPDRLKVIATVLPVVAETDGAAHAIVERLLRLVPLDDGSGNGQRASFPPGRSLREFLTLAGVPEDHPARDRNVDDVVDAAASDLFAEPAARTLQIVQERTGRTVGGAEPVTWRHLVAAHAVPAAFLVGGPAAIADHFELWRDEGAADGFNVLSAFQPQQFEAFTRLAVPELRRRGLLGRDGATLRERLGIGAPRLLHPPVRAGAGGVRA from the coding sequence GTGACCGACCCGCTGATCGTCGGGGCCATGGTGCGCACGCTCGGCGCGTATCCGTCCGGCTGGCGCCACCCCGGCGCGCATGCGGATCCCCGAGCGGATGCCGCGATCCTCGCTCGCATCGCACGGCTGGCCGAGGACGCCGACCTGGACTACCTCTTCTTCGGGGACTGGCTGGCCACCGGCGCGGACCTGGAGTTCCGCGACCCGTACCTGCTCGCCCGCATCGACCCGGTGAGCGCCGTGCTCTACCTCGCCGGCCTCACCCGGCGGATCGGGCTGATCGCCACCGTGAACACGACCTATGCGGACCCCTACGCGATCGCGCGTGCCAGTGCATCGCTGGATGTCCTGACCGGAGGTCGCGGCGGGATCAACCTGGTCACCGGCGCGGAGCCCCGGGCGGCGGGCAACCATGGTCGGGATGCGCACGCCGACAACGACACGCGGTACGACCGCGCCGACGAGTTCGTCGCGGTCCTGCGGCGCCTGTGGGAGTCCTGGGATGACGCGGCCTGGATCGCCGACACCGAGGCCGGGGTGCTGATCGACCCGCACCTCCTGCGCCCCGCCGCCTTCGAGGGAGCGCAGCTGCTCGTCGAGGGGCCGCTGAACGTCGCCCGCCCGCCGCAGGGGCATCTTCCGATCGTCCACGCGGGCACGTCCAGCCGGTCGCGCGCGCTCGCGGCCGAGCACGCCGACCTCGCCCTGATCGCCGGTCCTGACGCCACCGCGGCGAAGCTCGCGCGGACGCAGCTGCGCGCGGCTGCCCTCGTCGCCGGGCGCGACCCCGACCGGCTGAAGGTGATCGCCACCGTGCTTCCCGTCGTCGCCGAGACCGATGGCGCCGCGCACGCGATCGTCGAGCGACTGCTGCGCCTGGTCCCCCTGGACGACGGGTCCGGCAACGGGCAGAGAGCGTCCTTCCCGCCCGGGCGCTCGCTCCGGGAGTTCCTGACGCTCGCCGGCGTCCCCGAGGACCACCCCGCCCGCGATCGGAATGTCGACGATGTGGTGGATGCCGCGGCATCCGATCTGTTCGCCGAACCGGCCGCGCGCACGCTGCAGATCGTGCAGGAGCGTACCGGACGCACCGTCGGGGGAGCAGAACCGGTGACCTGGCGGCACCTTGTCGCCGCGCACGCGGTGCCCGCCGCGTTCCTCGTGGGAGGGCCCGCAGCGATCGCGGACCACTTCGAACTCTGGCGCGACGAGGGCGCCGCGGACGGATTCAACGTGCTGTCGGCGTTCCAGCCGCAGCAGTTCGAAGCGTTCACGCGTCTTGCCGTGCCCGAGCTGCGCCGCCGAGGCCTGCTGGGCCGGGATGGCGCCACCCTGCGGGAACGTCTCGGCATCGGCGCACCGCGTCTGCTGCATCCGCCGGTGCGCGCCGGAGCCGGAGGCGTCCGGGCCTGA
- a CDS encoding sulfurtransferase: MALLISPPELADLRDSGAPVRLLDVRWRLDRPEGRPEYLDGHLPGAVYVDLDHELARKGEPAEGRHPLPTRAALQDAARRWGLRADETVVIYDDVQSVAAARAWWLLSRSGIEDVRVLDGGLRAWIAAELPLETGDVQPRRGDIVLTELTGGVASIDDAAAWPGRGVLLDVRAPERYRGDLEPLDPVAGHVPGAVNLPTVAHLEAGRFRDPAAIRAAFAAAGASDGTPVAAYCGSGITAAHTALAGALAGIDVAVFPGSWSEWSHARGRLVATGPTPQGNVGRA, translated from the coding sequence ATGGCGCTTCTGATCTCACCGCCCGAGCTCGCCGACCTCCGCGACTCAGGCGCCCCCGTCCGTCTGCTGGATGTGCGCTGGCGGCTGGACCGCCCCGAAGGGCGCCCGGAGTACCTCGACGGTCACCTGCCGGGCGCGGTGTACGTGGATCTCGATCACGAACTCGCCCGGAAGGGGGAGCCAGCCGAGGGGCGGCATCCGCTCCCCACGCGGGCGGCGCTGCAGGACGCGGCCCGGCGCTGGGGGCTGCGCGCCGACGAGACGGTCGTGATCTACGACGACGTGCAATCGGTCGCCGCGGCGCGGGCGTGGTGGCTGTTGAGCCGCAGCGGGATCGAGGATGTGCGCGTCCTGGACGGCGGACTGCGCGCCTGGATCGCTGCCGAGCTGCCGCTGGAGACCGGCGACGTCCAGCCTCGCCGCGGAGACATCGTCCTCACCGAGCTGACCGGCGGGGTGGCCAGCATCGACGACGCGGCCGCGTGGCCGGGGCGGGGAGTGCTGCTGGACGTGCGTGCCCCGGAACGGTATCGCGGCGACCTCGAGCCGCTCGACCCGGTCGCCGGGCACGTGCCGGGTGCGGTCAACCTTCCGACCGTCGCGCACCTGGAGGCCGGGCGCTTCCGCGATCCGGCCGCCATCCGCGCCGCATTCGCCGCCGCCGGGGCCTCGGACGGCACTCCCGTCGCGGCGTACTGCGGCTCGGGCATCACGGCCGCCCACACCGCCCTGGCCGGCGCCCTGGCCGGCATCGATGTTGCGGTCTTCCCCGGGTCCTGGAGCGAGTGGTCCCACGCGCGCGGTCGGCTCGTCGCGACCGGTCCCACGCCGCAGGGGAACGTGGGACGGGCGTGA
- a CDS encoding O-acetylhomoserine aminocarboxypropyltransferase/cysteine synthase family protein — protein sequence MSETPRSFATAQVQAGYRPGTAENTAVPPIYQSNAFEFSSLSEARDRFALRRDGNIYSRAANPTVLVFEERVAALEGGIAAAGVASGQAAVALSLLALAKQGEHIVAANQLYGGTIDLLQDTFADWGIEVTFVDQDDPDAWRAALRPETRALFAESVTNPIAQVLDVRTVARIAHDAGVPLVIDNTVATPYLQRSKDFGADIVVHSATKFLGGHGTALGGAVVDLGTFDFTADPARWPQLTEPYRRVPGGSLVDRFGATGSPYIALVKTKYVHDLGPSLSAFNAFQLLQGLETLDLRMQRHSATALSAARFLDAHPAVAHVHHPGLESSAWHTLARTYLPRGAASVFSFDLHSTGDPDADFALVERFIGRLEVVRLVANIGDARSLVAHPASMTHSHLTPRQLADAGIGPTTIRLSLGLEDPADILADLDAALVWTRAARATVGTLGA from the coding sequence ATGTCCGAGACCCCCCGTTCCTTCGCGACGGCGCAGGTGCAGGCGGGCTACCGGCCGGGCACCGCCGAGAACACCGCTGTGCCGCCGATCTATCAGTCGAACGCGTTCGAGTTCTCCTCGCTCAGTGAGGCGAGAGACCGCTTCGCGCTCCGCCGGGACGGCAACATCTACAGCCGCGCCGCCAACCCGACCGTGCTCGTCTTCGAGGAGCGCGTGGCCGCGCTCGAGGGCGGCATCGCCGCCGCAGGCGTCGCGTCGGGGCAGGCGGCCGTCGCACTCTCGCTGCTCGCATTGGCCAAGCAGGGCGAGCACATCGTGGCCGCCAACCAGCTGTACGGCGGCACCATCGACCTGTTGCAGGACACCTTCGCCGACTGGGGCATCGAGGTCACGTTCGTCGACCAGGACGATCCGGACGCCTGGAGAGCCGCGCTGCGACCCGAAACGCGCGCGCTGTTCGCGGAGTCGGTGACCAACCCCATCGCGCAGGTCCTCGATGTGCGCACCGTGGCCCGGATCGCCCATGACGCCGGCGTTCCCCTCGTGATCGACAACACCGTCGCGACCCCGTACCTGCAACGCTCGAAGGACTTCGGCGCCGACATCGTCGTGCACTCGGCGACGAAATTCCTCGGCGGTCACGGCACCGCCCTCGGCGGGGCGGTCGTCGACCTGGGCACCTTCGATTTCACCGCCGACCCCGCCCGCTGGCCGCAGCTGACCGAGCCGTACCGCCGCGTCCCCGGCGGAAGCCTCGTGGACCGGTTCGGCGCCACCGGGTCGCCGTACATCGCGCTGGTGAAGACGAAGTACGTGCACGACCTCGGCCCCTCGCTGTCGGCATTCAACGCGTTCCAGCTGCTGCAGGGGCTGGAGACGCTGGATCTGCGCATGCAGCGTCATTCCGCGACGGCCCTGAGCGCCGCACGGTTCCTCGACGCCCACCCCGCCGTCGCCCACGTGCATCACCCCGGTCTGGAATCCAGCGCCTGGCACACCCTCGCCCGCACCTATCTGCCGCGCGGCGCGGCGTCCGTCTTCTCTTTCGATCTGCACTCCACCGGGGACCCGGATGCGGATTTCGCGCTGGTGGAGCGCTTCATCGGGCGCCTCGAGGTCGTACGACTGGTCGCCAACATCGGCGACGCACGCAGCCTCGTGGCCCACCCGGCCTCGATGACGCACAGCCACCTCACGCCGCGCCAGCTCGCCGACGCGGGCATCGGGCCGACCACGATCCGCCTGTCGCTCGGGCTGGAGGATCCCGCGGACATCCTCGCGGATCTGGACGCGGCCCTGGTCTGGACCCGCGCGGCGCGGGCCACGGTCGGTACGCTCGGAGCATGA
- a CDS encoding Gfo/Idh/MocA family oxidoreductase: MTGLRWGILATGGIAHAFTHDLRIAGLDVAAVGSRSADSAARFAAEFEIPHVHASYEDLVSDPDVDIVYVSTPHPMHAENAILALEHGKHVLVEKPFALTGAEAAAVRDAAAERGLLAMEAMWTRYLPHMIRIRELLDTGALGDVRALFADHTQRISSDPSHRLNALELGGGALLDLGVYPVSFAWDMLGAPVAVTAAATLGPTGVDGEVATILSHASGALSTSISASHAAGPNTAHIVGTDARIDIDPVWYNPTSFRLVAPDGSVMESYESEVEGRGMQYQAIAAEQYVSDGRNDSDILPIGETVAIMETLDEIRRQIGLQYPTER, encoded by the coding sequence ATGACTGGACTGCGCTGGGGAATCCTCGCCACGGGCGGCATCGCCCACGCCTTCACTCACGATCTGCGCATCGCCGGTCTCGACGTCGCGGCGGTCGGATCGCGATCCGCGGATTCCGCCGCGCGGTTCGCGGCGGAATTCGAGATCCCGCACGTGCACGCCTCCTACGAGGACCTGGTCTCGGACCCCGACGTCGACATCGTCTACGTGTCGACCCCGCATCCGATGCACGCGGAGAACGCGATTCTCGCGCTCGAACACGGCAAGCACGTGCTCGTCGAGAAGCCCTTCGCACTGACCGGCGCCGAGGCGGCTGCGGTGCGCGATGCGGCCGCCGAACGCGGACTGCTGGCCATGGAGGCGATGTGGACCCGGTACCTGCCGCACATGATCCGCATCCGCGAACTCCTCGACACGGGGGCGCTGGGTGACGTACGGGCCCTTTTCGCCGATCACACGCAGCGCATCTCGTCTGATCCGAGCCACCGCCTGAACGCGCTGGAACTGGGCGGCGGCGCGCTGCTGGACCTGGGCGTCTACCCGGTCTCGTTCGCGTGGGACATGCTCGGCGCGCCGGTTGCGGTCACCGCCGCGGCCACCCTCGGCCCCACGGGCGTGGACGGCGAGGTCGCGACGATCCTCTCGCACGCCTCCGGCGCGCTGTCGACGTCGATCTCGGCATCCCACGCCGCCGGTCCGAACACGGCGCACATCGTGGGCACGGATGCCCGGATCGACATCGACCCGGTCTGGTACAACCCGACCTCGTTCCGGCTGGTCGCACCCGACGGCAGCGTCATGGAATCGTACGAGTCCGAGGTCGAAGGACGCGGGATGCAGTACCAGGCGATCGCCGCGGAGCAGTACGTCTCCGACGGGCGGAACGACAGCGACATCCTGCCGATCGGCGAGACCGTGGCGATCATGGAAACGCTCGATGAGATCCGCCGGCAGATCGGGCTGCAGTACCCCACCGAGCGCTGA
- a CDS encoding NYN domain-containing protein: protein MPDSQNSRVAVYLDFDNIVISWYDRVHGRNSYGRDRQRIIETPEDPEIAERLTAATIDVGAIIDYAASFGTLVLTRAYADWSSPVNAVYRTQLVARAVDLVQLFPAAAYAKNGADIRLAVDVVEDMFRLPDLTHVVIVAGDSDYVPLAQRCRRLGRYVVAVGVAGSTAKSLAAACDEFEAYDSLPGVPRVARVAAVAKESGSRAPSRGAGSRSKAAAAEAASEAAAGDAATETTGEAAAPDAPAATAVKTRGGRGGRKTPAKEAAAAEAAVAADAEAPTAAAETAENTAAAVEASLIDALGPAAPPKRTNRRASSTTVAAGVDASPPTVEEPSEDPQEVATRLLERALRLGHDKDDDAEWLHSSAVKTHMRRMDPSFSEKALGYRSFSDFVKARESIAELEETGHERLVRLRE from the coding sequence ATGCCCGACTCGCAGAATTCCCGCGTCGCCGTCTATCTGGACTTCGACAACATCGTCATCTCCTGGTACGACCGCGTACACGGCCGCAACTCCTACGGCCGCGACCGGCAGCGCATCATCGAGACGCCGGAAGACCCCGAGATCGCCGAGCGTCTGACCGCGGCGACGATCGATGTGGGCGCGATCATCGACTATGCGGCATCCTTCGGGACACTGGTGCTCACGCGTGCCTACGCCGACTGGTCCTCACCGGTCAACGCGGTCTACCGCACTCAGCTGGTCGCGCGGGCCGTCGACCTCGTACAGCTGTTCCCCGCCGCCGCCTACGCGAAGAACGGCGCCGACATCCGCCTCGCCGTCGACGTCGTGGAGGACATGTTCCGCCTTCCCGATCTCACGCACGTGGTGATCGTCGCCGGCGATTCCGATTACGTCCCGCTCGCTCAGCGCTGCCGTCGCCTCGGACGCTACGTGGTCGCGGTGGGCGTGGCCGGCTCGACCGCGAAGTCCCTCGCCGCCGCCTGCGACGAGTTCGAGGCCTACGATTCGCTTCCTGGAGTGCCCCGCGTCGCCCGTGTCGCGGCGGTGGCGAAGGAGTCCGGTTCGCGCGCGCCCTCTCGTGGGGCCGGTTCCCGGTCCAAGGCCGCAGCGGCCGAGGCGGCCTCGGAGGCGGCGGCCGGCGATGCCGCCACCGAGACGACGGGTGAGGCGGCCGCGCCCGACGCGCCCGCGGCGACCGCCGTCAAGACCCGGGGCGGACGAGGTGGACGCAAGACTCCGGCCAAGGAGGCTGCGGCCGCGGAGGCCGCCGTGGCTGCGGACGCGGAGGCGCCGACGGCGGCCGCGGAGACCGCCGAGAACACCGCTGCGGCGGTGGAGGCATCCCTGATCGACGCGCTGGGGCCGGCCGCGCCGCCCAAGCGCACCAACCGTCGTGCGTCATCGACCACGGTCGCGGCGGGCGTCGATGCGTCGCCGCCCACGGTGGAGGAGCCGTCCGAAGACCCCCAGGAGGTCGCCACGCGCCTGCTCGAGCGCGCGCTTCGACTCGGGCATGACAAGGACGACGACGCCGAGTGGCTGCACAGTTCGGCCGTCAAGACCCACATGCGCCGGATGGACCCCTCGTTCAGCGAGAAGGCCCTCGGCTACCGGTCGTTCTCGGACTTCGTCAAGGCGCGGGAGTCGATCGCGGAGCTCGAGGAAACCGGACACGAACGCCTCGTGCGCCTCCGCGAGTAG